The Apium graveolens cultivar Ventura chromosome 11, ASM990537v1, whole genome shotgun sequence genome has a window encoding:
- the LOC141697552 gene encoding histone H3.2, which produces MARTKQTARKSTGGKAPRKQLATKAARKSAPATGGVKKPHRFRPGTVALREIRKYQKSTELLIRKLPFQRLVREIAQDFKTDLRFQSSAVAALQEAAEAYLVGLFEDTNLCAIHAKRVTIMPKDIQLARRIRGERA; this is translated from the coding sequence ATGGCAAGAACAAAGCAAACAGCTCGCAAATCCACCGGCGGAAAGGCGCCACGTAAGCAATTGGCGACCAAAGCCGCCAGGAAGTCAGCTCCGGCCACCGGCGGCGTGAAGAAGCCTCACCGTTTCCGTCCCGGCACCGTCGCTCTCCGAGAAATCAGGAAGTACCAGAAGTCAACTGAATTGCTGATCCGAAAGCTTCCGTTTCAGAGACTTGTTCGAGAAATAGCGCAGGATTTTAAGACTGATCTTCGATTCCAGAGCTCTGCAGTTGCTGCTCTCCAGGAAGCTGCTGAGGCGTATCTTGTTGGATTGTTTGAGGATACTAACTTGTGCGCTATTCACGCCAAGCGTGTTACGATCATGCCTAAGGATATTCAGCTTGCTAGGAGGATCCGTGGCGAGAGGGCTTAA